A part of Girardinichthys multiradiatus isolate DD_20200921_A chromosome 12, DD_fGirMul_XY1, whole genome shotgun sequence genomic DNA contains:
- the foxn4 gene encoding forkhead box protein N4, with protein MIEGGITCRMSGIVDNAGHHPSPQDYRLLTTDPSQLRVEDLPGDLQSLSWLTSVDVPRLQQMADSRGHSNGPSQGSLLEQQTAQLNSMTIPVSQSSMLHLQSNMQHSPLGISIINTHSGSMSPFSMNGLPSPGYQCPTSVYQPASQQVYSLTQTGQQCSAGGLYSNVSFNNQSLFTQPRLAPQEQEPQPKSFPKPIYSYSCLIAMALKNSKTGSLPVSEIYSFMKEHFPYFKTAPDGWKNSVRHNLSLNKCFEKVENKTSSSSRKGCLWALNPAKIDKMEEEMQKWKRKDLPAIRRSMANPDELDKLITDRPENCRRKPLEPSMTHLTGCTTGLSLPVPAQMQSQPIVTLSLPCLPMHQHHQLQAQLQVHAQLGPMSPAPAQTPPLHTVPDLSHSPLTQQPSKPPDDFYSVQSDTNTEVDALDPSIMDFAFQGNLWEEMKDDSFNLDALGTFSNSPLRLSDCDLGSASLPPSSSGVSVPLSDVQVTGLYTSYTSQDTLSSQYMGSQPNSKPIALL; from the exons ATGATAGAAGGTGGAATAACCTGCAGGATGTCAGGAATAGTTGACAATGCTGGGCATCATCCGTCACCACAGGACTAcag GCTTCTGACCACGGACCCCTCCCAGCTGAGAGTGGAGGACCTCCCTGGGGACCTGCAGTCCCTGTCATGGCTCACCTCGGTGGATGTACCCCGACTACAGCAGATGGCTGATAGCAGAGGCCACAGCAACGGGCCCTCCCAGGGCAGCCTGCTGGAGCAACAGACAG CTCAGTTGAATAGCATGACGATACCAGTGAGTCAGAGCTCCATGCTGCACCTTCAGAGTAACATGCAGCACAGCCCTCTGGGAATAAGTATAATCAACACCCACAGTGGAAGT ATGTCTCCTTTCTCCATGAATGGACTGCCATCTCCAGGCTATCAGTGCCCTACCTCAGTGTACCAGCCTGCATCCCAGCAGGTGTACTCTCTAACCCAAACTGGACAACAG TGCTCAGCTGGTGGACTTTATAGCAATGTTTCTTTCAACAACCAAAGTCTGTTCACACAACCTCGTCTGGCCCCACAAGAACAGGAGCCGCAGCCCAAGTCTTTCCCCAAGCCAATCTACTCCTACAG CTGTTTGATTGCCATGGCTTTAAAGAACAGCAAAACAGGCAGCCTCCCAGTCAGTGAGATCTATAGCTTTATGAAGGAACACTTTCCATATTTTAAG ACTGCACCTGATGGATGGAAGAATTCAGTCAGACACAACCtgtctttaaataaatgctttgaGAAGGTGGAGAACAAGACTAGCAGTTCTTCCCGTAAAGGCTGCCTGTGGGCACTGAACCCTGCCAAAATTGACAAGATGGAGGAAGAGATGCAGAAGTGGAAACGCAAGGATCTTCCAGCTATTCGCCGCAGCATGGCTAACCCAG ATGAGCTAGACAAACTCATCACCGACCGCCCAGAAAACTGCAGACGGAAGCCTCTAGAGCCCAGCATGACCCACCTGACAGGCTGTACAACTGGTCTCTCGCTGCCGGTTCCGGCCCAGATGCAGTCTCAACCCATAGTCACCCTGTCTCTCCCGTGTTTGCCCATGCATCAGCACCACCAGCTTCAAGCTCAGCTCCAGGTTCATGCTCAACTGGGACCCATGTCTCCTGCCCCTGCCCAGACGCCTCCTCTTCACACAGTCCCTGACCTTTCCCACAGTCCGCTCACCCAGCAACCCAGCAAGCCTCCTGATGATTTTTACAGTGTCCAGAGCGACACAAACACAGAGGTGGATGCACTGGACCCGAGCATCATGGACTTTGCCTTTCAAG GGAACCTGTGGGAAGAAATGAAAGATGACAGCTTTAACCTGGATGCTTTGGGCACCTTCAGTAACTCCCCTCTGCGACTATCAGACTGTGACTTGGGATCGGCGAGCCTCCCTCCGTCCTCCAGCGGAGTAAGCGTGCCGCTGTCAGATGTCCAAGTGACGGGGCTGTACACCTCATACACCTCACAGGATACCCTATCCTCTCAGTACATGGGCAGCCAACCCAATAGCAAACCCATTGCCCTGCTTTAA